CGCGAGGACAGCAGCGCCTCGAACTGCTCCTTGTTGACGAAGTCACGACGGACCTGGTCCTGGAGGTCGGTGGTCCAGTCGAGCTTGATGGCGCCCTTGATGTGACCCTTGTCGTAGGCCGTGGTGTCCTCGTCGACCTCGATGATGACGACCTTGTCGGCGCCGAGGTTGTCCTCGACCCACTGGGTGGAGACGAGCGAATTCTCGCGGCTCATGCTGATTCCTTACTGGTGTTCGCGTGGTGGTTGCGATGGTGCGGTACGACGGACGGTGCTGGTGTGGCAGCACGACGAACGCGCAGGACGACGCCTGGGCGCGCGACAGCGCCACGAGAAGCGACGGGCGATCCGGCAGAGAGCCGGGAGACTCAGAGACCCGTCAGCAGGGTCGACACAGCGCCGAGCTGACGCGGCAGTTGTCCACCGCGCGCCGCTTGGTCAGCAGCAGGGTCGTCGACATGGGGAAGAGCCTAGGCGGCTTTCCCGGATCCACGAACTCGCCTTCCCGAATGTTGAGACGGCTATCCATATAATGAGACCGGCCGCCCGGCCGGGCCCGTGGACCCGACCGGACGGCGCTCGTCAGGACAGCCGTGAGGTCAGCGCTTGCGGAAGCTCACCACCGCCTTGTCGGCCGCGTACGCCGCGCTTCCGGCGTACGCCGCCCGCACCTTCCAGGTGCCCGGCGCGAGCCGGACCCTGCAGGTCGCGACCCCGTTCGTGACGGCCGCCACGCACAGGGTGCGCCCGCCGGCGCGGAACACCACCTGGCCGGTGGCGCCCGGGGAGACCTTCGCCTTCAGCACCACCTTCACCCCGCGGGCGAGGGACGCCCGGGCGACCTTCGCCCTGAGCCGCGGGTCGGCCTTGGCCGCCACCGCGGCGTCCGCGACCCTCAGCACGAACGAGCGCTGCGACTCCTGGTGCGCCTCGTCGCCGACGTACGACGCCACGACCACGTAGTCGCCCGGCGGCGGCAGCGTCGCGACGGTGCACGACGCCGTGCCGTTCGCGGCCATCGCCTCGCAGAGCACCTCCTCGCCGTTGAGGAAGCGGACCAGGCCCGTGGCCGTCGCGGGGGTGACCCTGGCGCTCAGCGTGGCCTGCTGGCCGAAGGTCACCGACGCGTTGCCCACGGTGACCGACGTGGCGGAGCGGGTGTCGGCGACCTCGACCACGCGCACGACGCGGGTGGCGATCGCCTGGTTCCCGTTCCGGTCCCCCACCACGTAGGTCAGCGCGTAGCTGCCGGCGGTGTCGGTGTCGACCTCGCCGACCACGTCGATCTCGGCGGTCAGGTCCCCGTCGGCCTCGTCGGACGCGGTCACGCCGGCGAGCTCGTCGAACGTCTCGCCGACCTCCACCGTCGTGTCCTCGGGCACCGAGATGGTCGGCGGCTTCACGTCCGTGCCGGCGGCGGTCGCCCGGAACACCGTGCCGAACTGGCGGATCGAGCCGATCTGGACACCGGAGGCGGTGCGGCTCTCGGCCGTCCACGCGTAGACCTCGCCCTCGGCCAGGCCGGCCCAGGTGACGGTCGCGGGCCAGCCCGACCTCGCCGTCTGCACGCCGATCGCCTCCTCCGTCGGGGTGACCACCGTCAGCCCGTCGGTCGAGAAGGTCGTGCTCCGGCTGGACAGGTCGACCGGGAGGGTCAGGTTGTCCTCGGCGCTGTTGTAGCGCTTGCGGTCGTCGTACTCGGTCGCACCGAAGTCGTCGAAGTGCGGCGAGTAGGTGTCGATGCTGACCTCGGAGCGGTCGACGTCGAACTGGAGCAGCCGCAGCCAGCTGGCACCGAGCTGGAGCAGGTCGCCGGCCTTGTGGTCGGTGTCGCCGTCTCCGTCGAGGTCGATGTTGCCGGCCCCGTCGACCTTCTCGGGCCACAGCTCTCCCGCGGACACCTTGTAGAACTGGTAGTCGGCCAGCAGCTCGACGACGTTGTGCTGCACCGTCGCGCCGACGCCCGTCTTCAGGTTGGTCCCGACGCCGTGCTCGTGGCCGGCGAGGATCAGGAAGACGTTCGGGTTGGCGCTGACCACCTCGTCGTACAGCTTCGAGCCGTCGCCGGAGAAGCTCGCCCCCCGGCCGTCCTTGGCCGTCGACGGCGCGAGGTAGGCGTGCGTGAGCAGGATGCCGTTGCGGTCGGGGTAGCGCTCGAACACCGAGCTGGCCCAGTCCGCCTCGGCCTGCGTGACGCCGTACGACAGCCCGACCGCGACGAAGTCGAGGCCGCCGGCGGAGAACAGCACGTAGTTGTTCTGGTTGTCCTGGCCGGGCGTGCTGACGTCGCCCTGGCTGTCGGTCGTCTCGTCCCAGGCGTGGTACGACGCACCGCTCGGCCAGCCCTGAGCGGCCGTGTAGTAGCGGTTCGGCCCGTAGTAGCGGTTGAACCGCGAGGTGGGACCGGTCTCGTTGCCGAGCTGGTTGTCGTGGTTGCCCGCGATCACCTGGTTGGGGATGCCCGAGCCGTCGAGCGTGGCCTGGGCGCCGGAGGTGAACTCGAACTCGCGGGTGACCTGCTCGTCCAGGCCCGGGTAGAGCAGCTGGCCGGAGCCGTTCGTCGCGAGGGGGTTGTTGTAGTCGTTCTCGATGACGTCACCGGTGTGCCCGGCCCAGGCGATCTTGCGCGGCCCGGCCTGCTGGGCGATCCAGTCGGTCGTCGCACGGTAGGCCTTGGCCCAGATCGCCTGCTCCTCGGCCAGCATCTGGTCGGCCGGCTCGACGACGCCGTCCCAGTCGTCGTACGTGCCACCGGCCGCGCCCTCGGCGAGGTACTGCGTGTCGGTGAAGTGGGCCAGCGAGAAGTCGTAGTCCTCCGGGTCCTCGAACCTGTCCTTCGACGCCGCGGCGGTGCCGTCGCGCGGAGCGAGGTCGTCGGCGAACGGGTCGGTGCCGAGCACCAGCAGGTGCACGGTTCCGTCGTCGACGAACGCCGGGCGCAGCACGGCGTTGAGGACGGTGTCCCCGTCGCGCACACCGCGCGCGGTGGCCAGCTCGACCCAGGCGGAGGCCTGGGTGCTCCAGGCCCGCAACGTGACCGACCGCTCGGGGTCGACGACGCCCTTCCACACGACCTGCTGACCGGCGACGGCCGCGCCGACCTCGACGTCGAAGCGCTGGAACGGCAGGTCGCCGCTGGTGGCGCTGGACTCCGCGTCGCCGTCGTCGGGCACGAGGCGGCCGGTGATCGGCTGCTCCTGCTCGTGGTCGAACTCGAGGGTGGTCGGGACCTTCCTCACGACGCCCTGGACGCCACCGTCGGCGACGGTCGCGGTGGCCCTGCGGAAGGTGGTGGTGACGTCGCTGCCGTCGGGGCTGGTCGCGATCGCGGAGAGCTGGACGACGCCCTTGCCCTCGCCGGAGCCGGTGCCGCCGCCGGCGGGGATGGTGTCGGACACGAAGGGGATCTCGAAGGAGA
This genomic interval from Nocardioides kongjuensis contains the following:
- a CDS encoding putative leader peptide; amino-acid sequence: MDSRLNIREGEFVDPGKPPRLFPMSTTLLLTKRRAVDNCRVSSALCRPC
- a CDS encoding LamG-like jellyroll fold domain-containing protein is translated as MPARPMRRLRLLATSVVAVTVASGGLLATPSQAAPPTAPTLLPEAPAAAEAAPTPDVLDVAFPGGVPTDAAQSLAPITYGTPTFGTDAKQGPVMTVDGVDDAIGFPFEDQWSKLTTGLSVECVFRIDTAMPVTGEKDLCSDKEAGGISMYVNGPNLGFMAHVGGGYKSALTPIEGNRWYHAVATWDGSQIRLYVNGQLAQTTAATGALTFPATTSRRFVVGADAGPTGIGQPAPPSTFAASGVFSRAVTADEVKALAAQWDTAVPTPQADVLDVDFADGTPKDRVRDLAIKSFGSPTIGHDNALDRDVVTLTGDDAYGYALTPHWSQISSAVSIECTFRYDGPLPASTEASVCSGKEAGGYSIYVNEDKVGLMAHIGGGYKTARAVISPGRWYHVVGVWTGTEIRLYVDGALAATTPATGALTLPNATARAWTVGGDSGPNAAAQFYTTGKIANARIYGRALNDTEIKALDIAAFGEHPDAGVRLDGSVPAPGAHLSSPVELDLDIAHEDNATGWTYLLDGKPVAEGDQVGAGLQAGAHKITATAVDVFGKPVSFEIPFVSDTIPAGGGTGSGEGKGVVQLSAIATSPDGSDVTTTFRRATATVADGGVQGVVRKVPTTLEFDHEQEQPITGRLVPDDGDAESSATSGDLPFQRFDVEVGAAVAGQQVVWKGVVDPERSVTLRAWSTQASAWVELATARGVRDGDTVLNAVLRPAFVDDGTVHLLVLGTDPFADDLAPRDGTAAASKDRFEDPEDYDFSLAHFTDTQYLAEGAAGGTYDDWDGVVEPADQMLAEEQAIWAKAYRATTDWIAQQAGPRKIAWAGHTGDVIENDYNNPLATNGSGQLLYPGLDEQVTREFEFTSGAQATLDGSGIPNQVIAGNHDNQLGNETGPTSRFNRYYGPNRYYTAAQGWPSGASYHAWDETTDSQGDVSTPGQDNQNNYVLFSAGGLDFVAVGLSYGVTQAEADWASSVFERYPDRNGILLTHAYLAPSTAKDGRGASFSGDGSKLYDEVVSANPNVFLILAGHEHGVGTNLKTGVGATVQHNVVELLADYQFYKVSAGELWPEKVDGAGNIDLDGDGDTDHKAGDLLQLGASWLRLLQFDVDRSEVSIDTYSPHFDDFGATEYDDRKRYNSAEDNLTLPVDLSSRSTTFSTDGLTVVTPTEEAIGVQTARSGWPATVTWAGLAEGEVYAWTAESRTASGVQIGSIRQFGTVFRATAAGTDVKPPTISVPEDTTVEVGETFDELAGVTASDEADGDLTAEIDVVGEVDTDTAGSYALTYVVGDRNGNQAIATRVVRVVEVADTRSATSVTVGNASVTFGQQATLSARVTPATATGLVRFLNGEEVLCEAMAANGTASCTVATLPPPGDYVVVASYVGDEAHQESQRSFVLRVADAAVAAKADPRLRAKVARASLARGVKVVLKAKVSPGATGQVVFRAGGRTLCVAAVTNGVATCRVRLAPGTWKVRAAYAGSAAYAADKAVVSFRKR